Proteins from a genomic interval of Alphaproteobacteria bacterium:
- a CDS encoding glutamine--tRNA ligase/YqeY domain fusion protein, which translates to MPASPETADAADAGRRDFIRDIVRADIAAGRVAAPVTRFPPEPNGYLHIGHAKSICLNFGVAQEFGGHCTLRFDDTNPVKEEQEYIEAIQEDVRWMGFDWGDHLRFASDYFEQLYAWAEHLIGHGKAYVDDLSADEIRDYRGTLTEPGRPSPWRDRAPAENLDLFRRMRAGEFPNGARVLRAKIDMASGNINLRDPVIYRILHAHHPRTGDAWCIYPTYDFAHGQSDAIEGVTHSICTLEFEDHRPLYDWLIDNLPVPSRPYQYEFARLNLGYTVLSKRRLIQLVTDRHVAGWDDPRMPTIRGLRRRGVPAAAIRDFIGRVGVARADNLVDRALLDHCIRELLNKTAERRMAVLDPVRVVIENYPEGEGELLDAVNNPEDPAAGTRQVPFGRELLIERDDFMENPPNKFFRLAPGREVRLRYAYFITCHDVMVDSAGKIVELRCTYDPATRGGDAPDGRKVRGTLHWVSSAHAVPAEVRLYDHLFREPEPGSAGDWLADINPDSLKVVTGALEPALAQAGEAPVQFERLGYFTRDADSTPDKPVFNRTVGLRDSWAKLQIKQGA; encoded by the coding sequence TCACCCGCTTCCCGCCGGAGCCGAATGGCTATCTGCACATCGGCCACGCCAAGTCGATCTGCCTGAATTTCGGCGTGGCGCAGGAATTCGGCGGCCACTGCACCCTGCGCTTCGACGACACCAACCCGGTGAAGGAGGAGCAGGAGTATATCGAGGCGATCCAGGAGGACGTGCGCTGGATGGGCTTCGACTGGGGCGATCACCTGCGCTTCGCCTCGGACTATTTCGAGCAGCTCTACGCCTGGGCCGAGCACCTGATCGGGCACGGCAAGGCCTATGTCGACGACCTCAGCGCCGACGAGATCCGCGACTATCGCGGCACGCTGACCGAGCCGGGCCGGCCGAGCCCGTGGCGCGACCGCGCGCCGGCGGAGAACCTGGACCTGTTCCGCCGCATGCGCGCCGGCGAATTCCCCAACGGCGCGCGCGTGCTGCGGGCGAAGATCGACATGGCGTCCGGCAACATCAACCTGCGCGACCCGGTGATCTACCGCATCCTGCACGCCCATCACCCGCGTACCGGCGATGCCTGGTGCATCTATCCGACCTACGATTTCGCCCACGGCCAGTCCGACGCCATCGAGGGCGTGACCCATTCGATCTGCACGCTGGAGTTCGAGGACCACCGGCCGCTCTACGACTGGCTGATCGACAACCTGCCGGTGCCGTCGCGGCCCTACCAGTACGAGTTCGCCCGGCTGAACCTGGGCTACACCGTGCTGTCGAAGCGGCGGCTGATCCAGCTGGTCACCGACCGGCACGTCGCCGGCTGGGACGACCCGCGCATGCCGACCATCCGCGGGCTCCGGCGCCGCGGCGTGCCGGCGGCGGCGATCCGCGACTTCATCGGCCGGGTCGGGGTGGCGCGCGCCGACAACCTGGTCGACCGCGCCCTGCTCGACCACTGCATCCGCGAGCTGCTGAACAAGACGGCGGAACGGCGGATGGCGGTGCTGGACCCGGTGCGGGTGGTGATCGAGAACTACCCGGAGGGCGAGGGCGAGCTGCTCGATGCGGTCAACAACCCGGAGGACCCGGCCGCGGGCACGCGCCAGGTGCCGTTCGGCCGCGAGCTGCTGATCGAGCGCGACGACTTCATGGAGAACCCGCCGAACAAGTTCTTCCGGCTGGCGCCGGGCCGCGAGGTGCGGCTGCGCTATGCCTATTTCATCACCTGCCACGACGTGATGGTGGACTCTGCTGGCAAGATCGTCGAACTGCGCTGCACCTACGACCCCGCCACCCGCGGCGGCGACGCACCGGACGGGCGCAAGGTGCGCGGCACGCTGCACTGGGTGTCGTCCGCCCACGCGGTGCCGGCCGAGGTGCGGCTCTACGACCACCTGTTCCGCGAGCCGGAGCCGGGCAGCGCCGGCGACTGGCTGGCCGACATCAACCCCGACTCGCTGAAGGTGGTGACCGGAGCCCTCGAACCGGCGCTGGCGCAGGCCGGCGAGGCGCCGGTGCAGTTCGAGCGGCTCGGCTATTTCACCCGCGACGCGGACTCGACGCCGGACAAGCCGGTGTTCAACCGCACCGTCGGGCTGCGCGACAGCTGGGCGAAGCTGCAGATCAAGCAAGGCGCCTGA
- a CDS encoding flavodoxin, which yields MPDFPILLVCYSRSGRTRTVAARVAERCGGRLAVIEDVRSRAGPFAYFRSAFEALKGRLPAIREPDADPAAHALVVLATPVWAGRMAAPMRSWLARHAGQIGRLAVICTQGGSGADQVVAAIEAVCGRPAEASLVATSREVDDGRYAAMADRFAARLVALAADAAD from the coding sequence ATGCCCGACTTCCCGATCCTGCTGGTCTGCTATTCGCGCAGCGGTCGCACCCGCACCGTCGCCGCCCGCGTGGCTGAACGCTGCGGCGGCCGGCTCGCCGTGATCGAGGACGTGCGCAGCCGCGCCGGACCGTTCGCCTATTTCCGCTCCGCCTTCGAGGCCCTGAAGGGTCGGCTGCCGGCGATCCGCGAGCCCGATGCCGATCCGGCCGCCCATGCGCTGGTAGTGCTGGCGACGCCGGTCTGGGCCGGCCGGATGGCCGCGCCGATGCGCAGCTGGCTGGCGCGCCACGCCGGGCAGATCGGCCGGCTCGCCGTGATCTGCACCCAGGGCGGTTCCGGCGCCGACCAGGTCGTCGCCGCGATCGAGGCGGTCTGCGGCCGGCCGGCCGAGGCCAGCCTGGTCGCGACCTCGCGCGAGGTCGACGACGGGCGTTACGCGGCGATGGCCGATCGGTTCGCAGCCCGCCTCGTCGCGCTCGCCGCCGACGCAGCGGACTGA
- a CDS encoding DUF3775 domain-containing protein, translating into MLTISPETVCRIVMKARAFDAKVAPNLSDPGSNPTDDNEAAVLADYGDDPVVQELSSAIEDLNADAQLDIIALTWLGRGDFDDWAEAREQAADTAGRNMPDYLLGIPLLATYLEEGLAQLGHSCQPFEQGHL; encoded by the coding sequence ATGCTGACCATTTCGCCGGAGACGGTATGCCGGATCGTGATGAAGGCCCGCGCATTCGACGCCAAGGTCGCGCCGAACCTGTCCGACCCCGGCTCCAACCCCACCGACGACAACGAGGCGGCAGTGCTGGCCGACTATGGCGACGACCCGGTGGTGCAGGAACTGAGCAGCGCGATCGAGGACCTGAACGCGGACGCGCAGCTCGACATCATCGCGCTGACCTGGCTCGGCCGCGGCGACTTCGACGACTGGGCCGAGGCCCGCGAGCAGGCCGCCGACACCGCCGGCCGCAACATGCCGGACTACTTGCTCGGCATCCCGCTGCTGGCGACCTATCTGGAGGAGGGGCTGGCGCAGCTGGGCCACTCCTGCCAGCCGTTCGAACAGGGCCATCTGTAG
- a CDS encoding ABC transporter permease, producing MDVGRYTFVVVIPPGFEADVVAGRRPAVQVDVDATAMMQAGIGAGYIAAIVGEEVARFVDPAGRAAPAPVSLRARYAFNPNLTSSWFTSVMEIINNVSMLAIVLTGAALIREREHGTIEHLLVMPVGPLQIMLAKVWANGLVILVAVALSLWIVVETLLQVPVAGSRPLFLAGVVLYLFFATALGIFLATLARSMPQFGLLFMLVVLPMNMLSGGETPTESQPEALQALMQAVPSTHFVAFAQAILFRGAGLGIVWPQFALVAAIGGAFFAFAAIRFRRNIGALRG from the coding sequence ATGGACGTCGGCCGCTACACCTTCGTCGTGGTGATCCCGCCCGGCTTCGAGGCCGACGTGGTCGCCGGGCGCAGGCCGGCGGTGCAGGTCGATGTCGACGCCACCGCGATGATGCAGGCCGGCATCGGCGCCGGCTACATCGCCGCCATCGTCGGCGAGGAGGTGGCCCGCTTCGTCGACCCGGCCGGGCGGGCGGCGCCGGCGCCGGTCAGCCTGCGCGCGCGCTATGCCTTCAACCCGAACCTGACCAGCTCCTGGTTCACCAGCGTGATGGAGATCATCAACAACGTCTCCATGCTGGCGATCGTGCTGACCGGTGCGGCGCTGATCCGCGAACGCGAGCACGGCACCATCGAGCACCTGCTGGTGATGCCGGTCGGCCCGCTGCAGATCATGCTGGCCAAGGTCTGGGCCAACGGCCTGGTCATCCTGGTCGCGGTCGCGCTGTCGCTGTGGATCGTGGTCGAGACGCTGCTGCAGGTGCCGGTGGCCGGCTCGCGGCCGTTGTTCCTGGCCGGCGTGGTGCTGTACCTGTTCTTCGCCACCGCGCTCGGCATCTTCCTGGCGACGCTGGCGCGGTCGATGCCGCAGTTCGGCCTGCTGTTCATGCTGGTGGTGCTGCCGATGAACATGCTGTCCGGCGGCGAGACACCGACCGAAAGCCAGCCGGAGGCGCTGCAGGCGCTGATGCAGGCGGTGCCGTCGACCCACTTCGTCGCTTTCGCCCAGGCGATCCTGTTCCGCGGCGCCGGCCTCGGCATCGTCTGGCCGCAGTTCGCGCTGGTCGCCGCGATCGGCGGCGCCTTCTTCGCCTTCGCCGCGATCCGCTTCCGCCGCAACATCGGCGCGCTGCGCGGCTGA